A genomic region of Mycolicibacterium poriferae contains the following coding sequences:
- a CDS encoding ABC transporter ATP-binding protein translates to MTDPHPDPEQAALHRDVHAAAGEVLLRTEDLTVKFGGLTALDSLTFDIRRGEILGLIGPNGAGKTTCFNAVTGVYRPTSGTVLFDGAPLGTVKRHQITRKGIARTFQNIRLWGEMTALENVVVGTDARHKTSVPGALFRSARHRREERDAIERATALLQFVGIAHRGEEKAKNLPYGDQRRLEIARALATEPKLLCLDEPAAGFNPSEKSALIDLIRKIRDDGYTVLLIEHDMRLVMGVTDRIVVLEFGRKIADGLPADIREDPAVVAAYLGVPDDELH, encoded by the coding sequence ATGACCGACCCGCATCCGGATCCCGAACAGGCGGCGCTGCACCGCGACGTGCACGCCGCCGCGGGCGAAGTACTGTTGCGCACCGAGGATCTGACGGTCAAGTTCGGCGGGCTGACCGCGCTGGACTCGCTGACCTTCGACATCCGGCGCGGGGAGATCCTCGGGCTCATCGGCCCCAACGGTGCCGGCAAGACGACCTGTTTCAACGCCGTCACCGGCGTGTACCGGCCGACATCGGGCACGGTCCTGTTCGACGGCGCGCCGCTGGGCACCGTCAAACGCCACCAGATCACCCGCAAGGGCATCGCGCGCACGTTCCAGAACATCCGGTTGTGGGGCGAGATGACCGCGCTGGAGAACGTGGTCGTCGGTACCGACGCCCGGCACAAGACGTCGGTACCCGGTGCGTTGTTCCGCAGCGCGCGCCACCGCCGCGAAGAGCGCGACGCGATCGAACGCGCCACGGCCCTGCTGCAATTCGTCGGCATCGCCCACCGCGGCGAGGAGAAGGCCAAGAACCTGCCCTACGGCGACCAACGACGCCTCGAGATCGCCCGCGCGCTGGCCACCGAGCCGAAACTGCTCTGTCTCGACGAGCCCGCCGCCGGCTTCAACCCGAGCGAGAAGTCCGCGTTGATCGACTTGATCCGCAAGATCCGCGACGACGGCTACACCGTGCTGCTGATCGAACACGACATGAGGTTGGTGATGGGCGTGACCGACCGGATCGTGGTGCTGGAGTTCGGCCGCAAGATCGCCGACGGTCTGCCCGCCGACATCCGCGAGGATCCCGCGGTCGTCGCCGCCTACCTGGGGGTACCTGATGACGAACTCCACTGA
- a CDS encoding alpha/beta hydrolase family protein, giving the protein MTAFILVPGMCHGAWCFDGLAHSLRSAGHRVLAVTLTGVAERAHLLAGAVNLDTHITDVLAAVEAYAPKDDLVLVGHSYGGMVITGVADRIRERITSMVFVDAVVPQDGEACWDIVDEAEHAWYVKVDNTGFGVPPLPFFDPRATSHPLATLMQPLRLLRDHSRFRRTFVYALDWPGESPMRPSYERVRDDPAWQIHLLDGKHDLMRDKPDELLRILLDAAAD; this is encoded by the coding sequence ATGACCGCATTCATCCTCGTCCCCGGAATGTGCCACGGTGCATGGTGTTTCGATGGCCTTGCACACTCCCTACGGTCGGCTGGACACCGAGTGCTCGCCGTGACCCTGACGGGCGTGGCGGAACGGGCACACTTGCTGGCCGGCGCCGTGAATCTCGACACCCACATCACCGACGTCCTTGCGGCGGTTGAGGCCTACGCGCCCAAGGACGACCTCGTGCTCGTCGGGCACAGCTACGGCGGCATGGTGATCACCGGTGTCGCCGACCGCATCCGCGAGCGGATCACGTCAATGGTGTTCGTCGACGCGGTCGTCCCGCAGGACGGCGAGGCCTGCTGGGACATCGTGGACGAGGCAGAGCATGCGTGGTACGTCAAGGTCGACAACACCGGCTTCGGGGTGCCGCCACTGCCGTTCTTCGACCCGCGCGCCACCTCCCATCCGCTGGCAACCCTGATGCAGCCCCTGCGGCTGCTTCGTGACCATTCCCGATTCCGGCGAACGTTTGTCTACGCACTGGACTGGCCTGGCGAGTCGCCGATGCGACCGTCCTACGAGCGGGTCCGCGACGATCCGGCCTGGCAGATCCATCTGCTCGATGGCAAGCACGACCTAATGCGGGACAAGCCGGACGAGCTACTGCGCATCCTGCTCGACGCTGCGGCGGACTGA
- a CDS encoding branched-chain amino acid ABC transporter permease produces the protein MMPDCLNEYACLAANIDFNVDGLRNGFWQLTIDGLAWGAIYALVAVGYTLVYGVLKLINFAHAEIFMVGMFGAYFCLDMILGFTPSGNDYNLGIGLTVFYLLVAMLFAMAVSGTAAVGLEAVAYRPLRRRNASRLSFLITAIGMSFVLQEFVHFILPSLIDGYGGSNAQQPIMLVVPETQFTVFGADVSNVTLVIIAAALMLALLTDTAINRTRLGRGIRAVAQDPATATLMGVSRERIIMTTFLIGGLLAGAAALLYTLKVPQGIIYSGGFLLGIKAFSAAVLGGIGNLRGALLGGLLLGVMENYGQALFGTQWRDVVAFVLLVLVLFFRPTGILGESLGKARA, from the coding sequence ATGATGCCCGACTGTCTCAACGAGTACGCCTGCCTCGCGGCGAACATCGACTTCAACGTCGACGGGCTCCGTAACGGGTTCTGGCAGTTGACGATCGACGGTCTGGCCTGGGGCGCCATCTACGCCCTGGTCGCGGTCGGTTACACGCTGGTGTACGGCGTGCTGAAGTTGATCAACTTCGCTCACGCCGAGATCTTCATGGTCGGCATGTTCGGCGCCTACTTCTGCCTGGACATGATCCTGGGCTTCACGCCGAGCGGCAACGACTACAACCTCGGCATCGGGCTGACCGTGTTCTACCTGTTGGTGGCCATGCTTTTCGCGATGGCCGTGTCGGGCACGGCAGCAGTCGGTCTGGAGGCGGTGGCCTACCGTCCGCTGCGGCGGCGCAACGCCAGTCGGCTGTCGTTCCTGATCACTGCCATCGGTATGTCGTTCGTCCTGCAGGAGTTCGTCCACTTCATCCTGCCGAGCCTGATCGACGGCTACGGCGGCAGCAACGCCCAGCAGCCGATCATGCTGGTGGTTCCCGAAACCCAGTTCACGGTCTTCGGCGCCGACGTCAGCAACGTCACCCTCGTCATCATCGCCGCGGCACTGATGCTCGCGCTGCTGACCGACACGGCCATCAACCGCACCCGGTTGGGCCGCGGCATCCGGGCGGTGGCCCAGGACCCCGCCACCGCGACGCTGATGGGCGTCTCGCGAGAACGAATCATCATGACCACCTTCCTGATCGGTGGTCTGCTCGCCGGCGCGGCCGCGCTGCTCTACACGTTGAAGGTGCCCCAGGGCATCATCTACTCGGGCGGATTCCTGCTGGGCATCAAGGCCTTCTCGGCGGCGGTGCTGGGAGGCATCGGCAATCTGCGCGGCGCGCTGCTCGGCGGGCTGCTGCTGGGCGTGATGGAGAACTACGGACAAGCGTTGTTCGGCACGCAGTGGCGTGATGTGGTCGCTTTCGTGCTGCTGGTGCTGGTGTTGTTCTTCCGCCCCACCGGCATCCTGGGGGAGAGTCTGGGGAAGGCACGCGCATGA
- a CDS encoding branched-chain amino acid ABC transporter permease: protein MSVGKKGADGNGAADRVNALLAPGDVLRRWWADRTRVQKWGVGLLAFGALALLPLYTPHFLDTPGISFGGTMAQFAMVAIIAIGLNVVVGQAGLLDLGYVGFYAVGAYTVALLTSPESPWNQVGVSKFFSTDWAWLACVPIAMAITALTGLILGTPTLRLRGDYLAIVTLGFGEIIRLMADNLSDITNGPRGLNQVAYPRLGTSEELPNGVFSSANSSGDANYGTWWFWLGLALIVGILLLVGNLERSRVGRAWIAVREDEDAAEIMGVPTFRFKLWAFVIGAAVGGLSGALYAGQVQYVAPPTFNIINSMLFLCAVVLGGQGNKLGVVFGAFVIVYLPNRLLGVELFGINLGDLKYLFFGLALVVLMIFRPQGLFPVRAQLLAYGKSARKLLRGADEQAPV from the coding sequence ATGAGTGTCGGGAAAAAGGGCGCCGACGGCAACGGCGCGGCAGACAGAGTCAACGCCCTGCTGGCTCCCGGCGACGTGTTGCGGCGCTGGTGGGCCGATCGAACCCGGGTGCAGAAATGGGGCGTCGGCCTGCTGGCGTTCGGCGCGCTGGCACTGCTTCCGCTGTACACCCCGCACTTCCTGGACACCCCGGGCATCAGCTTCGGCGGCACGATGGCGCAGTTCGCGATGGTGGCGATCATCGCCATCGGCCTCAACGTCGTGGTGGGGCAGGCGGGGCTGCTCGACCTGGGGTACGTCGGCTTCTACGCCGTCGGCGCCTACACCGTCGCGTTGCTGACCAGCCCCGAGAGTCCCTGGAATCAGGTCGGCGTGTCGAAGTTCTTCAGCACCGACTGGGCGTGGCTGGCGTGTGTGCCGATCGCCATGGCGATCACGGCGCTGACCGGATTGATCCTGGGCACGCCCACTCTGCGGCTGCGCGGCGACTACCTGGCCATCGTCACGCTCGGGTTCGGCGAGATCATCCGCCTGATGGCCGACAACCTCTCCGACATCACCAACGGCCCGCGCGGACTCAACCAGGTTGCCTACCCTCGGCTCGGTACGTCCGAAGAGCTCCCCAACGGCGTGTTCTCCAGCGCCAACTCCTCGGGCGACGCCAACTACGGCACATGGTGGTTCTGGCTGGGTCTGGCGTTGATCGTCGGCATCCTGCTGCTCGTCGGCAACCTGGAGCGCAGCCGGGTCGGGCGGGCCTGGATCGCGGTGCGCGAGGACGAGGACGCCGCCGAGATCATGGGTGTGCCGACGTTCCGGTTCAAGCTGTGGGCGTTCGTGATCGGCGCCGCCGTGGGTGGGTTGTCGGGCGCGTTGTACGCGGGCCAGGTGCAGTACGTGGCGCCGCCGACGTTCAACATCATCAACTCGATGCTGTTCCTGTGCGCGGTGGTGCTCGGCGGGCAGGGCAACAAACTGGGCGTGGTGTTCGGGGCGTTCGTGATCGTGTACCTGCCCAACCGGTTGCTCGGCGTGGAACTGTTCGGCATCAACCTCGGTGACCTGAAGTATCTGTTCTTCGGGCTGGCGCTGGTGGTGCTGATGATCTTCCGGCCCCAGGGGTTGTTCCCGGTGCGAGCCCAACTGCTGGCCTACGGCAAGAGCGCGCGCAAGCTGTTGCGCGGCGCGGACGAGCAGGCACCGGTATGA
- a CDS encoding ABC transporter ATP-binding protein, with the protein MTNSTETTRRVLLEVRDVVAHYGRIQALHGVSLVVHEGELVTLLGSNGAGKTTIMRAISGLLPLTSGSVWFDGRDVSRVKAHRRVSDGLIQAPEGRGVFPGMTVTENLEMGCYGRKFESRAAHRERQDWVFETFPRLAERRNQMGGTLSGGEQQMLAIGRALMARPKVLLLDEPSMGLAPMVISQIFKIIAEINSTGTTVLLVEQNAQQALSRSDRAYILETGEITRTGNARDLLADDSIRAAYLGVA; encoded by the coding sequence ATGACGAACTCCACTGAGACGACGCGCCGGGTGCTGCTGGAGGTGCGTGACGTCGTCGCGCACTACGGAAGGATCCAGGCGCTGCACGGGGTGTCGCTGGTGGTGCACGAAGGCGAGCTGGTCACGCTGCTGGGTTCCAACGGCGCCGGGAAAACCACCATCATGCGTGCCATTTCGGGTCTGCTGCCGCTGACGTCGGGATCGGTGTGGTTCGACGGCCGTGACGTCTCGCGGGTCAAGGCGCATCGTCGCGTCTCAGACGGGTTGATCCAGGCGCCTGAGGGGCGGGGCGTGTTTCCCGGTATGACCGTGACCGAGAATCTCGAAATGGGTTGCTACGGTCGTAAATTCGAGTCTCGCGCCGCGCACCGGGAACGTCAGGACTGGGTGTTCGAGACGTTCCCGCGACTGGCTGAACGCCGAAACCAGATGGGCGGCACGCTGTCCGGGGGAGAACAGCAGATGTTGGCGATCGGCCGCGCGTTGATGGCGCGGCCCAAGGTGCTGCTGCTCGACGAGCCCTCGATGGGTTTGGCGCCGATGGTGATCTCCCAGATCTTCAAGATCATCGCCGAGATCAACTCGACCGGCACCACGGTGCTGCTCGTCGAGCAGAACGCCCAGCAGGCGTTGAGCCGCTCAGACCGGGCCTACATCCTCGAAACGGGGGAGATCACCCGGACCGGAAATGCGCGGGACCTATTGGCGGACGACAGCATTCGCGCCGCCTACCTCGGCGTGGCGTAA
- a CDS encoding lipid-transfer protein: protein MTTPEPVYILGAGMHPWGKWGRDFTEYGVVAARAALAEAGLDWRQIQLVAGADTIRNGYPGFVAGATFAQKLGWNGVPVTSSYAACASGSQALQSARAQILAGLCDVALVIGADTTPKGFFAPVGGERRNDPDWQRFHLIGATNTVYFALLARRRMDLYGATLDDFAQVKVKNARHGLNNPNARYRKEATVEDVLASPVVSDPLRLLDICATSDGAAALIVASKSFAEKHLGSVAGVPSVRAVSLQSPQYPQHLPELPDIASDSTAVVNAPERVFKDQILDAAYAEAGIGPEDLSLAEVYDLSTALELDWYEHLGLCPKGEAEQLLRSGATAVGGRVPVNPSGGLASFGEAIPAQAIAQVCELTWQLKGQATGRQVEGATVGITANQGLFGHGSSVVVAR, encoded by the coding sequence ATGACGACTCCCGAACCGGTGTACATCCTGGGTGCGGGCATGCACCCGTGGGGCAAATGGGGACGCGACTTCACCGAGTACGGCGTCGTGGCCGCCCGCGCCGCGCTGGCCGAGGCCGGCCTGGACTGGCGCCAGATCCAACTCGTTGCCGGCGCGGACACCATCCGCAACGGCTATCCCGGTTTCGTAGCGGGCGCGACCTTTGCCCAGAAGCTGGGCTGGAACGGGGTCCCGGTCACCTCCAGCTACGCCGCGTGCGCCAGCGGATCGCAGGCTTTGCAGAGCGCGCGCGCCCAGATCCTGGCCGGCCTCTGCGACGTCGCGCTGGTGATCGGCGCCGACACCACCCCCAAAGGCTTCTTCGCCCCCGTCGGCGGGGAACGCCGCAACGACCCCGACTGGCAGCGCTTCCACCTGATCGGGGCCACCAACACCGTCTACTTCGCCCTGCTCGCACGCCGGCGCATGGACCTCTACGGCGCCACGCTGGACGATTTCGCCCAGGTCAAGGTCAAAAACGCGCGCCACGGCCTCAACAACCCCAACGCCCGCTACCGCAAGGAAGCCACTGTCGAGGACGTGCTGGCCAGCCCCGTCGTCTCGGACCCGCTGCGGCTGCTGGACATCTGCGCCACCTCCGACGGCGCGGCCGCACTGATCGTGGCCAGCAAGAGCTTCGCCGAGAAACACCTCGGATCGGTCGCCGGCGTGCCGTCGGTGCGCGCGGTGAGCCTGCAATCCCCGCAGTATCCCCAGCACCTGCCCGAGCTGCCCGACATCGCCTCCGATTCCACCGCCGTGGTCAACGCTCCCGAACGGGTCTTCAAGGACCAGATCCTCGACGCCGCCTATGCCGAAGCCGGCATCGGACCCGAAGACCTCAGCCTGGCCGAGGTCTACGACCTGTCCACCGCGCTGGAACTCGACTGGTACGAACATCTCGGCCTGTGCCCCAAAGGCGAAGCCGAGCAACTGCTGCGCAGCGGCGCCACCGCCGTGGGCGGCCGGGTTCCGGTGAACCCCTCCGGCGGGCTGGCCTCGTTCGGCGAGGCGATCCCCGCCCAGGCCATCGCCCAGGTGTGCGAACTGACCTGGCAGCTCAAGGGCCAGGCCACCGGCCGCCAGGTCGAGGGCGCCACCGTCGGCATCACCGCCAACCAGGGCCTGTTCGGACACGGCTCCTCGGTCGTGGTCGCGCGCTGA
- a CDS encoding LysR family transcriptional regulator — protein sequence MDLRQLEYFVAVVEERSFTRAAARERVAQPAVSAQIRRLERTVGQPLLHRTSREIGLTQAGWALLPHARAALAAVRDGRAAVDEIAGVVSGEVAIGTVTSHPFDIARLLADFHAHHPAVEIALTTATSDELLVELRDGRLDAVIASVAVDDDPPDLNFAMITEEVIEAAVASGHPLAGRKSLRLSDLASHPVISLPSGTGLRSRLQDACAGAGVVPRIAFEATSPQELAELAVHGLGVAILPQSMTRAHPQLQTLRIVPALRGRLVWAWRRGVNDPAARLICERALQMIGERRLVS from the coding sequence ATGGATCTTCGTCAGCTCGAGTACTTCGTGGCCGTCGTCGAAGAGCGCAGCTTCACGCGCGCCGCCGCGCGTGAACGGGTCGCGCAACCCGCTGTCAGCGCCCAGATCCGCAGGTTGGAGCGCACCGTCGGTCAGCCGTTGCTGCACCGCACCAGCCGGGAGATCGGACTGACCCAGGCCGGGTGGGCGCTACTGCCGCACGCCCGTGCCGCGCTGGCGGCCGTCAGGGACGGTCGGGCGGCGGTCGACGAGATCGCCGGTGTGGTGAGTGGTGAGGTGGCGATAGGGACTGTCACGTCACACCCTTTCGACATCGCGCGTCTGCTGGCTGACTTCCATGCCCACCACCCGGCTGTCGAGATCGCTCTGACGACGGCGACATCCGACGAACTGTTGGTCGAACTTCGCGACGGTCGACTCGACGCGGTGATCGCGTCGGTCGCCGTCGACGACGACCCGCCCGACTTGAACTTCGCGATGATCACCGAGGAGGTGATCGAGGCGGCGGTAGCCTCCGGCCATCCGCTTGCCGGTCGGAAGTCACTGCGGCTCAGCGACTTGGCGTCTCATCCGGTCATCTCGCTGCCGAGCGGCACCGGCCTGCGGAGCCGGCTGCAGGACGCGTGCGCGGGCGCCGGCGTGGTCCCGAGGATTGCTTTCGAGGCGACCAGCCCCCAGGAGCTTGCAGAACTCGCCGTCCACGGCCTCGGCGTAGCCATCCTGCCGCAGTCGATGACGCGGGCTCACCCCCAGCTGCAGACCCTGCGAATAGTGCCGGCGCTGCGTGGCCGGCTGGTATGGGCATGGCGTCGTGGCGTCAACGATCCGGCGGCACGCCTGATCTGTGAGCGTGCGCTCCAGATGATTGGGGAGCGTCGGTTGGTGTCGTAG
- a CDS encoding DUF167 domain-containing protein, translating into MQPVGDVVTVRVKPGSAKGPLVQTGPDGVLTIYVRERAVDGKANAAVLRVLAEHLGLPRARITLVAGTTARIKRFRID; encoded by the coding sequence ATGCAGCCTGTGGGCGACGTCGTCACCGTGCGGGTGAAGCCCGGCAGCGCGAAGGGACCTCTCGTGCAGACCGGGCCCGACGGCGTGCTGACCATCTATGTGCGCGAACGGGCGGTCGACGGCAAGGCCAACGCGGCAGTGCTGCGCGTGCTCGCCGAACACCTCGGCCTGCCGCGCGCCCGGATCACGTTGGTCGCCGGCACCACGGCCCGAATCAAGCGCTTCCGTATCGATTGA
- a CDS encoding Zn-ribbon domain-containing OB-fold protein, with translation MSASTQPAVDGWFATDGSGDAYLIGGKCNKCGTFVFPPRSNNCPNPACDGDDLAQVPLSRRGKLWSYTENRYAPPPPYPSPDPFEPFAVAAVELADEGLIVLGKVVEGTLAADLKVGMEMELTTMPLYVDDDKVERIVHAWKIAGAPSKEGSAR, from the coding sequence GTGTCAGCTTCTACTCAACCTGCGGTCGACGGCTGGTTCGCCACGGACGGATCCGGTGATGCGTACCTGATCGGCGGCAAGTGCAACAAGTGCGGGACCTTCGTGTTTCCGCCCCGCAGCAACAACTGCCCCAACCCCGCGTGCGACGGTGACGACCTGGCTCAGGTGCCGTTGTCGCGGCGCGGGAAGCTCTGGAGCTACACCGAGAACCGCTATGCGCCACCCCCGCCCTACCCGTCACCGGATCCGTTCGAGCCGTTCGCGGTCGCGGCCGTCGAGCTGGCCGACGAAGGGCTGATCGTGCTCGGCAAGGTCGTCGAGGGCACGCTGGCCGCCGATTTGAAGGTCGGCATGGAGATGGAATTGACCACGATGCCGCTCTACGTGGACGACGACAAGGTGGAACGCATCGTCCACGCCTGGAAGATCGCCGGCGCACCGAGCAAGGAAGGTTCAGCGCGATGA